A DNA window from Myxococcales bacterium contains the following coding sequences:
- a CDS encoding protein kinase, with protein MTGDALRMLRPGDSLGRYRLLRTLGQGGMASVFLAREEGPLERLVACKVLLPHLREDPDYVRMFLAEAQVTAGIAHPNVVAVFEAAVAAGVPYIAMEPLDGLPLSQVLEAQGALPLPVALATLWQIAAALEAAHGARSLQGEWLGLVHRDVSPQNVFLGRTGHVKLLDFGIADWKERQRLTQTGELRGKLAYLAPEQITRAVPVTAQADLWALGVVAHECLTGENPFRAQDESTTLWRITTLAVPPSRSFLAAGPVEVAAALDACLQRDPGLRPDASSLLATLGPALPAPPTQLVRQFMAQVAPAPATPEALPSTRTRPTSGTAAEGVRPQGSQRRLTPAAFLALVALLALAGTATWRLWPSRGQTAQAPAPPAETPRRREDPPPTSPQASPAQVPPAQTFADGADAAMAPLPKTRPRPPPRRRAPTPTEDPLVDNPYTPPAPGPPRPGL; from the coding sequence ATGACGGGCGACGCCCTGCGTATGCTTCGGCCCGGCGACAGCCTGGGTCGCTACAGGCTGTTGCGAACCCTCGGGCAAGGCGGCATGGCCAGCGTCTTTTTGGCCCGGGAGGAAGGCCCGCTCGAGCGCCTCGTCGCTTGTAAGGTCCTCCTGCCGCACCTGCGTGAGGACCCCGATTATGTGCGCATGTTCTTGGCCGAGGCGCAGGTCACCGCGGGCATCGCCCACCCCAACGTGGTGGCCGTCTTCGAGGCCGCCGTCGCCGCAGGCGTGCCCTACATCGCCATGGAGCCCCTCGACGGGCTGCCGTTGTCGCAAGTCCTCGAGGCCCAGGGCGCGCTGCCCCTGCCCGTGGCGCTCGCCACGCTCTGGCAGATCGCGGCCGCCCTCGAGGCGGCTCACGGAGCCCGATCGCTCCAGGGAGAATGGCTCGGCTTGGTCCACCGGGACGTGAGCCCACAAAACGTCTTTTTGGGGCGCACGGGCCACGTGAAGCTGCTCGACTTCGGGATCGCCGACTGGAAGGAGCGGCAACGCCTCACACAGACGGGTGAGCTGCGGGGAAAGCTGGCGTACCTGGCTCCCGAACAGATCACGCGGGCAGTCCCGGTGACGGCGCAGGCCGACCTGTGGGCGCTGGGGGTGGTCGCCCACGAGTGCCTGACGGGTGAAAATCCGTTCCGCGCCCAGGACGAGTCCACCACCCTGTGGCGCATCACAACCTTGGCGGTGCCGCCTTCGCGCTCGTTTTTGGCTGCCGGCCCGGTCGAGGTGGCGGCGGCCCTCGACGCCTGCCTGCAACGCGACCCGGGGCTGCGCCCGGACGCCTCGTCTCTGCTCGCAACCCTCGGGCCGGCTCTACCGGCCCCCCCCACACAGCTGGTCCGCCAGTTCATGGCCCAGGTGGCCCCCGCGCCCGCCACACCGGAGGCACTCCCTTCGACACGCACACGCCCGACGAGCGGGACGGCCGCCGAAGGGGTCAGGCCGCAGGGCTCGCAACGCCGGCTCACCCCAGCCGCCTTCCTGGCCCTCGTGGCCTTGCTGGCGCTGGCCGGGACGGCGACCTGGCGACTGTGGCCCTCCCGGGGCCAAACCGCGCAGGCCCCGGCGCCCCCGGCGGAAACCCCCAGGCGCAGGGAGGATCCCCCCCCCACCTCACCGCAGGCCTCTCCTGCACAGGTCCCTCCCGCGCAGACCTTTGCCGACGGCGCCGATGCCGCCATGGCCCCGCTCCCCAAGACACGGCCGCGTCCCCCGCCCCGGCGGCGCGCCCCCACGCCTACGGAAGATCCTCTCGTGGACAACCCCTACACGCCCCCTGCACCGGGGCCACCCCGACCCGGTTTGTGA